Proteins encoded within one genomic window of Glandiceps talaboti chromosome 3, keGlaTala1.1, whole genome shotgun sequence:
- the LOC144432944 gene encoding EEF1A lysine methyltransferase 1-like → MSDSDDDVPQLPADTLAALQEFYAVQAEKEEQIKSMLAGNVVEGTGVIDEDWQLSQFWYDEETATALAKEVLSVIGETGRVACLCCPTLYQKLRELKPDTCTSILFEFDPRFEMYGENFVFYDYKSPLDFPKSVEPHSFDIVVADPPFLSEECHVKVAQTVKYLAKDKILYCTGAVMEKALEEKLGLKICKFQPKHERNLANEFRCFSNYEIGLDSQL, encoded by the exons ATGTCCGATTCAGATGATGATGTACCTCAACTCCCAGCTGATACTTTGGCTGCTTTACAAGAGTTTTATGCTGTACAAGCAGAGAAGGAAGAACAAATTAAATCAATGTTGGCTGGTAATGTTGTAGAAGGAACTGGTGTAATTGATGAAGATTGG CAACTGTCACAGTTCTGGTATGATGAAGAAACAGCCACAGCACTGGCCAAGGAAGTATTGAGTGTTATCGGAGAAACTGGCAG AGTAGCTTGTTTGTGTTGTCCGACACTTTACCAGAAACTTAGAGAGTTGAAACCAGACACCTGTACATCAATCCTTTTTGAATTTGACCCACGATTTGAAATGTATGGAGAGAACTTTGTTTTCTACGACTACAAGTCACCACTTGATTTTCCGAAGTCTGTCGAGCCACATTCCTTCGATATTGTTGTTGCTGATCCACCATTTTTATCGGAAGAATGTCATGTGAAAGTTGCCCAGACAGTCAAGTATCTTGCTAAGGATAAGATTTTGTATTGTACAG GTGCTGTGATGGAGAAAGCATTAGAAGAGAAACTTGGactcaaaatttgtaaatttcaacCAAAGCATGAGAGAAATTTAGCAAATGAATTCCGGTGTttttcaaattatgaaattggaCTGGATAGTCAATTGTAA
- the LOC144432908 gene encoding nucleoporin Nup43-like: MADPVVKFVSQKISKIRWRPSAHHGLQAPNVFATGSWDDEENKISIWKCSEALLQGNSSDQLADQLEPELLSETCHAGDVTDIKFVDNERLLISSSTGTVTVYKYHEHAKTLTDQHRWDNVHHHPSGKSCPCTCIALSVPDVVTVGEDGRIQVLRLGERYPVRTIDNADSCTIHAVCHLKQYEVITVNSTGQLKVWDLRQPTSQPSRTFILTGERIPLHCIDKHPNQPHIVATGGQDGVLAIWDMRQDKYPVTLLDAHSTNMWEVKFHPFNPDNLFTCSEDGAVWHWDNTSSQVTMATQLSTSMSAGSGTRNGVGTGGGDITSWLGSQPLAASSQPSLSSPVTSSAWLSSDTSKHRNLEVTTLLPHNKMPVNSIDIESNHLLCGTDGEAIYVIRNLTIR, translated from the exons atggcggacCCTGTAGTGAAATTTGTGTCACAGAAGATCAGTAAAATTAGGTGGCGACCAAGCGCTCACCACGGACTTCAAGCACCTAACGTTTTTGCGACAGGTAGCTGGGATGACGAG GAAAACAAGATATCAATTTGGAAGTGTTCTGAAGCTTTGTTACAAGGAAATTCTAGTGATCAGTTGGCTGATCAACTTGAACCTGAGCTTCTCAGTGAAACATGTCATGCTGGAGACGTGACAGATATAAAG tttgTTGATAATGAACGACTTTTAATATCCTCATCAACTGgaacagttactgtatataaatatcatGAACATGCTAAG ACATTAACAGACCAGCATAGATGGGACAATGTACATCACCATCCAAGTGGTAAAAGTTGTCCGTGTACGTGTATAGCATTAAGTGTACCCGACGTAGTCACAGTGGGTGAAGATGGTAGAATTCAAGTACTTAGATTAGGTGAGAGATACCCTGTTAGAACAATAG ATAATGCAGATAGTTGTACAATACATGCAGTGTGTCATTTAAAGCAATACGAAGTGATTACAGTCAACTCAACGGGTCAATTAAAAGTCTGGGATTTAAGACAACCAACCTCACAACCAAGTAGAACATTTATACT CACTGGAGAAAGGATACCTTTACACTGTATAGACAAACACCCTAATCAACCACATATAGTAGCTACAGGAGGACAAGATGGAGTACTAGCAATATGGGATATGAGGCAAGACAAATATCCAGTCACGTTACTTGATGCTCACAGTACAAACA TGTGGGAAGTGAAATTCCATCCATTCAATCCAgacaatttatttacatgttcTGAAGATGGTGCAGTGTGGCACTGGGATAATACGTCATCAcaagttaccatggcaacacaattATCCACTTCCATGTCAGCTGGGTCAGGTACTCGCAATG GTGTTGGTACAGGTGGAGGAGACATCACATCATGGTTGGGATCACAACCCCTAGCAGCAAGTAGTCAACCCAGTCTATCAAGTCCAGTCACGTCTAGTGCCTGGCTAAGTAGCGACACGTCCAAACATCGGAACCTAGAAGTAACCACTCTACTACCGCACAACAAAATGCCAGTGAACTCTATAGACATTGAGAGCAATCACCTTTTATGTGGGACTGATGGAGAAGCCATCTATGTTATTAGGAATCTTACTATTCGGTAG
- the LOC144432895 gene encoding NADH dehydrogenase [ubiquinone] 1 alpha subcomplex assembly factor 4-like, which yields MGARITRAVRNINAESRAHRIIGKEKPTAAPKHATSAKRIDEFIRSTPQIAEEISEKHKQLNEFLKEVRVESTDGPAKTPDHSDMIRRQATAKQLPRNTSKRDISESFDAPVVVRQGRLSVPMALDLLSKHKRNPDEWPVERLAEDFKLDVEITTDILHYFKALRLHKLGLPPTLQHQLES from the exons ATGGGTGCTCGGATTACTCGGGCTGTTAGAAACATAAACGCTGAAAGCAGAGCACACAGAATTATTGGAAAAGAGAAACCAACGGCTGCACCAAAGCATGCGACATCAGCAAAGAGGATAGATGAATTTATTCGCA GTACTCCTCAAATAGCAGAGGAAATATCTGAAAAGCACAAGCAATTGAATGAATTCCTGAAAGAAGTTAGAGTGGAATCAACCGATGGTCCAGCTAAG ACACCTGACCATAGTGATATGATAAGACGCCAGGCAACGGCCAAACAGTTGCCTAGGAATACCAGTAAAAGAGATATATCAGAATCATTTGATGCACCAGTAGTGGTACGTCAAGGCAGATTATCTGTACCCATGGCACTAGATCTATTATCCAAACATAAACGAAATCCTGAC GAGTGGCCAGTAGAAAGACTTGCAGAAGATTTTAAGTTAGATGTAGAAATAACAACAGATATACTTCATTATTTTAAGGCATTACGGTTGCATAAATTAGGACTACCCCCGACTTTGCAGCATCAGCTTGAAAGCTAA